In Alphaproteobacteria bacterium US3C007, one genomic interval encodes:
- a CDS encoding ABC transporter ATP-binding protein: protein MVNSVEIRNFDLSFGSVEVLKDLNLDIAEGEFLVLLGSSGCGKSTLLNCIAGLLEVTDGQIFIKGKNVTWAEPSERGIGMVFQSYALYPQMTVKGNLSFGLKNAKVPKAEIEERVARAAEILQIEPLLSRKPGALSGGQRQRVAIGRALVREVDVFLFDEPLSNLDAKLRVDLRVELKRLHNQLNNTMIYVTHDQVEAMTLADRIAVMKSGKIMQLGSPDEIYNKPKNLYVADFIGSPSMNFLEGQLEGGTFKKGGVVLPMTGYQYVNPLQVTDRPVTIGIRPEHVVTGELVAKAPVQSEVTVDLVEPMGSDTLVYATLDGATFRVRMDGLASVGVGQTLSIGIDPAKASLFDKKDEARI from the coding sequence ATGGTAAATTCAGTTGAAATCAGAAACTTCGACCTCAGCTTTGGCTCTGTCGAAGTTCTAAAAGACCTAAACCTTGATATCGCAGAGGGTGAGTTCCTCGTCCTGCTCGGATCATCGGGTTGTGGTAAATCTACGCTCTTGAATTGTATTGCTGGCTTGCTGGAAGTGACCGATGGACAAATATTCATCAAAGGAAAAAATGTCACTTGGGCAGAACCGTCAGAACGTGGCATTGGAATGGTGTTCCAATCGTACGCGCTTTACCCGCAGATGACCGTAAAGGGGAACCTCAGCTTCGGTTTGAAAAACGCCAAGGTGCCAAAGGCAGAGATTGAAGAGCGCGTTGCCCGTGCTGCTGAGATCCTTCAGATTGAGCCATTGTTGAGCCGGAAACCGGGCGCATTGTCCGGTGGTCAGCGTCAGCGTGTAGCGATCGGTCGCGCATTGGTCCGCGAAGTAGATGTATTCCTGTTCGACGAACCTTTGTCTAACCTTGATGCAAAGCTGCGGGTGGATCTCAGGGTTGAGCTCAAACGGCTACACAACCAGCTGAATAATACGATGATCTACGTCACCCACGATCAAGTCGAAGCCATGACATTGGCGGATCGGATTGCGGTCATGAAGAGCGGTAAAATCATGCAGCTCGGCTCCCCGGACGAAATCTACAACAAACCCAAAAATCTCTACGTCGCGGACTTCATTGGCTCACCTTCGATGAACTTCCTTGAAGGGCAATTGGAAGGCGGAACCTTCAAGAAAGGCGGGGTCGTGCTGCCCATGACAGGTTACCAATATGTCAACCCACTGCAGGTCACCGACCGGCCCGTGACAATTGGGATACGCCCGGAACACGTGGTCACCGGGGAACTGGTGGCCAAGGCACCAGTGCAATCCGAAGTCACAGTGGATCTGGTCGAACCGATGGGATCTGACACGCTCGTTTACGCAACGCTGGACGGTGCAACGTTCCGCGTTCGGATGGACGGGCTGGCGTCGGTCGGCGTTGGGCAAACCCTGTCTATCGGGATTGATCCGGCAAAGGCTTCGCTCTTTGACAAGAAAGACGAGGCTCGTATCTAA
- a CDS encoding glycoside hydrolase family 2 protein, producing MGSIFEFDGTWLLRDADEQFELTMSLPGDVHTALEKAGIIEDPYFGSNEYDVRWVSERDWILSRNFELAKLPTRATLILDQVDTVAEIRVNGVKVISTDNAFRLWHADVIEHLRIGSNSIELTLKSPVNAASQRNAELSYPIPCVEWICPIRHGNMLRKPQCDFGWDWNIALAPMGIYGSCKIVGDSGAIGPVMVRQIHSGSAVKVCVEVPVLGVEGADFPVSIEVGGTIAAGTVAQDVAIASVEIINPDLWWPKDHGNQTTYDMILTVGPHVHTDKIALRTVDLINEKDDNGMSFSVRVNGVDIWAKGSCWVPADALPGRITPEKTHALLESAAAANMNMIRVWGGGRYEPDSFYRSCDALGLMVWQDFMFACNLYPCDNVFLDNVRKEVDFQTRRLNHRVTVWCGDNELVGAIDWFKESKADPRRYLVAYDRLNRTIEETMKALQPDADWWPSSPSKGPLDFSDAFHEDGAGDMHFWAVWHEGREFSHYRKINPRFMSEFGFQSYPSMPVIESFTSEVDRNIGSAVMGAHQKDPGGNSRITRTLFDYFRFPNEFEDFVWLSQVQQALAIRMGVSYWRSTKPTCMGSLIWQLNDTWPVASWASLNHDGSWKLMHYAARRFYASVTCVAYPEETGAISIFGINDLATSEGIIVELFNVLPDGSATKVFCENCDLAPLSVKCFLKGVDLPSQGFLVMRTRTADGQDAREVITPEEFVNADLVDPEITISVDSVGIDGRYPITVSSNALSVFTTLEADLPGTFSDNMTVIWPDAPAEIFFTPADAALGKPRFSAKDLWQSTYPQGSKPCQ from the coding sequence ATGGGGAGTATTTTTGAGTTCGATGGCACATGGTTGTTGCGCGATGCAGACGAACAATTCGAATTAACGATGTCCTTGCCGGGCGATGTTCACACTGCTCTCGAAAAGGCCGGAATCATTGAGGATCCATACTTTGGAAGCAACGAGTATGATGTACGTTGGGTGAGTGAGCGTGACTGGATTTTGTCGCGCAATTTTGAATTAGCCAAGCTTCCTACCCGCGCGACTTTGATACTGGATCAGGTGGATACAGTTGCCGAAATTCGGGTTAATGGAGTGAAAGTTATATCGACCGACAACGCGTTCCGGTTGTGGCACGCGGATGTAATCGAGCATCTGCGGATTGGCTCCAATTCGATTGAGCTGACGCTAAAATCTCCGGTAAATGCAGCCAGCCAGCGGAACGCAGAGCTGAGCTATCCGATCCCCTGCGTTGAATGGATTTGCCCCATTCGCCACGGGAATATGCTGCGCAAACCGCAATGCGACTTTGGTTGGGATTGGAATATAGCTCTGGCTCCGATGGGTATCTACGGCTCTTGCAAAATTGTGGGCGATAGCGGCGCGATTGGTCCTGTCATGGTCAGACAAATACACTCCGGAAGCGCAGTGAAAGTTTGTGTTGAGGTTCCAGTGCTTGGAGTCGAGGGAGCGGATTTTCCAGTTTCTATAGAAGTGGGGGGTACAATTGCCGCGGGTACAGTTGCACAAGACGTAGCCATTGCATCGGTCGAGATCATAAACCCTGATTTATGGTGGCCCAAGGATCACGGCAATCAAACAACCTATGACATGATCCTGACGGTCGGGCCACACGTTCATACCGACAAAATCGCACTACGTACGGTCGATCTAATAAATGAAAAAGATGACAATGGGATGTCTTTCAGTGTCCGCGTAAATGGTGTGGATATATGGGCCAAAGGATCGTGCTGGGTACCTGCGGATGCGCTGCCGGGGCGAATTACGCCCGAAAAGACCCATGCCCTGCTAGAATCCGCGGCCGCGGCAAACATGAACATGATCCGAGTTTGGGGCGGTGGGCGATACGAACCTGACAGTTTCTATCGATCTTGCGATGCGCTTGGTTTGATGGTTTGGCAGGACTTCATGTTCGCATGCAACCTCTATCCTTGTGACAATGTGTTCTTGGATAATGTGCGAAAGGAAGTCGACTTTCAGACACGTCGTTTAAACCACCGCGTGACTGTGTGGTGCGGCGACAACGAACTTGTTGGAGCCATTGACTGGTTCAAAGAATCCAAGGCTGACCCGCGAAGATATCTTGTTGCCTACGACCGATTGAACCGAACTATCGAGGAAACTATGAAGGCGCTGCAGCCTGATGCTGATTGGTGGCCGTCGAGCCCATCGAAGGGCCCATTGGATTTCTCCGATGCTTTTCATGAGGATGGTGCTGGTGACATGCACTTCTGGGCCGTTTGGCATGAAGGGCGCGAATTCTCGCATTATCGTAAAATCAATCCAAGGTTCATGTCTGAATTTGGATTTCAGTCTTACCCGTCAATGCCGGTCATTGAAAGTTTCACGAGCGAAGTTGATCGAAATATCGGATCCGCGGTCATGGGCGCCCATCAAAAAGATCCTGGCGGCAACTCACGGATAACTCGAACTTTGTTCGATTACTTCCGATTTCCTAACGAGTTTGAAGACTTTGTTTGGCTCAGCCAGGTGCAGCAGGCACTTGCGATCCGAATGGGCGTTTCTTACTGGCGCTCAACGAAACCCACTTGCATGGGATCGCTAATCTGGCAGCTGAATGACACATGGCCGGTGGCCAGTTGGGCTTCTCTCAATCACGATGGAAGCTGGAAACTGATGCATTATGCCGCGCGGCGGTTCTATGCGTCTGTTACCTGCGTGGCCTATCCAGAAGAAACAGGTGCGATTTCGATCTTTGGAATTAATGACCTAGCGACAAGCGAAGGAATAATCGTGGAGCTTTTCAATGTCCTGCCAGACGGAAGCGCAACGAAGGTCTTTTGCGAGAACTGCGATCTAGCGCCCCTTAGTGTCAAGTGCTTCTTGAAAGGCGTTGATCTTCCTAGCCAAGGCTTTCTTGTGATGCGAACGCGCACGGCTGACGGACAGGATGCTCGCGAAGTGATCACGCCCGAAGAGTTCGTCAACGCGGATTTGGTGGATCCAGAAATTACTATCAGCGTCGACAGTGTTGGAATTGATGGTCGATACCCGATTACTGTATCGTCCAACGCGCTTTCTGTTTTTACGACGCTTGAAGCAGATCTGCCGGGCACATTCTCGGACAACATGACCGTGATTTGGCCCGATGCTCCAGCAGAGATTTTTTTCACACCTGCAGACGCAGCGCTTGGGAAGCCGCGTTTCAGCGCAAAAGATCTTTGGCAATCGACATACCCGCAGGGCTCAAAGCCCTGTCAATAG
- a CDS encoding AGE family epimerase/isomerase: MTKNPANFIESEEHRDFLRKEALKQLNFFKSALCPTGGFYSLDDDGSPIENAKRELHETTRMIHCFSLSSIAGWAEGASLVDHGFQYLMDRHRDPTNGGFFWSTQGASALDNRKLAYGHVFVLLAAASATAAGHPDASKLLDEIDHILDQYFWDEDRGLFKEEWSQDWHPISKYRGMNANMHGVEALLAAYEATGRTKYLERAERIIDFFVGIIAPSEHWRIPEHYDESWQIDRAYEGNQMFRPWGTTPGHSFELGRLLLQFSELNATPKINLLESAQKLVQTALCDAWDKTSGGVYYTLNFDGLPAIRNRYWWPVTEAIGVIAAFLKVQPNQDYLDWYRLLWDTAARHFIDHERGGWYPEVDSPGAASPLQFAGKPDLYHSLQAALLPLTPSVANVYDDLDGILSDVKCLNEKSRKVPLK; this comes from the coding sequence ATGACGAAGAACCCCGCCAACTTCATTGAGTCCGAAGAACATCGCGATTTCTTGAGAAAAGAAGCTCTTAAACAACTTAATTTTTTCAAATCGGCACTTTGCCCTACCGGAGGATTCTACTCACTCGACGACGATGGCTCGCCCATAGAAAACGCAAAACGCGAATTGCACGAGACAACGCGCATGATCCACTGCTTTTCGCTTTCCTCAATTGCCGGCTGGGCAGAGGGAGCGTCATTGGTGGACCATGGGTTTCAATATCTCATGGATCGACACAGAGACCCCACCAACGGAGGTTTCTTTTGGTCTACTCAAGGCGCTTCAGCACTAGACAATAGAAAGCTTGCCTACGGTCATGTCTTTGTTCTTCTCGCTGCAGCGAGCGCCACCGCCGCCGGTCACCCGGATGCGTCGAAATTGCTCGACGAAATCGATCATATTTTGGATCAGTATTTTTGGGATGAAGATCGCGGTCTTTTTAAAGAAGAATGGAGTCAAGATTGGCATCCCATCTCTAAATATCGCGGCATGAACGCCAACATGCATGGTGTAGAGGCATTGCTTGCAGCCTACGAAGCGACTGGACGCACAAAATATCTGGAGCGCGCCGAGCGAATAATAGATTTTTTTGTAGGTATCATTGCGCCTTCAGAGCACTGGCGTATTCCCGAGCACTACGACGAGAGCTGGCAAATAGACCGTGCTTATGAAGGAAACCAAATGTTCCGTCCGTGGGGCACAACACCAGGACACTCATTTGAATTAGGCCGGCTATTGCTTCAGTTCAGCGAGCTCAATGCTACACCAAAAATTAATTTGCTCGAAAGTGCGCAAAAGCTTGTTCAAACCGCCCTATGCGACGCGTGGGATAAGACGTCTGGGGGGGTGTACTACACTTTGAACTTTGATGGCTTGCCCGCAATTCGAAATCGGTATTGGTGGCCGGTCACCGAAGCAATTGGTGTCATCGCGGCATTTCTCAAAGTACAACCAAATCAAGATTATCTGGACTGGTATCGTCTACTTTGGGACACAGCTGCCCGACATTTTATCGATCATGAACGAGGAGGCTGGTATCCAGAGGTCGATAGCCCCGGAGCCGCCTCGCCCCTTCAATTTGCTGGAAAGCCGGATCTGTATCATTCTCTTCAAGCCGCTTTGCTGCCGCTTACGCCCTCTGTGGCAAACGTATACGATGACTTAGATGGAATTCTGTCTGACGTTAAATGCTTAAACGAAAAATCAAGAAAGGTTCCTCTCAAATGA
- a CDS encoding carbohydrate kinase, giving the protein MILCCGEALIDMIPEQTVLGPDGYVPRSGGAIFNTAIGLGRLGCRTGLLSGISTDMFGHQLVADLRASNVDTRYVIRSDRPSTLAFVKLSDGHASYSFFDENSAGRMIAPHDLPEKVDDVSALCFGGISLACDPGAETYALLAEALAPNCVVMIDPNIRPSFIKNEQVFRDRLERLFGLADIVKVSDEDLNWIIKNADSLESKVALLQELGPSIVILTRGSSGAQAWLPDGRSIFVAIQKVEVIDTVGAGDTFNAGVLSGLSEAGLLTKTAIQMVSENDVAEAIRFGARVAAINVGRAGANPPWRDEL; this is encoded by the coding sequence ATGATTCTTTGCTGTGGTGAAGCCCTTATCGATATGATTCCAGAGCAAACGGTTCTGGGCCCGGATGGCTACGTGCCGCGATCAGGCGGTGCGATATTCAATACGGCCATTGGTTTGGGTCGCCTTGGGTGTCGCACGGGTCTCTTAAGCGGAATTTCGACAGATATGTTTGGCCATCAGCTTGTGGCCGATCTGAGGGCTAGCAACGTCGACACCCGATATGTCATTCGGTCAGATCGCCCCTCTACACTAGCGTTTGTGAAGCTATCCGATGGTCATGCGTCGTACTCATTTTTTGATGAAAACTCCGCTGGTCGGATGATTGCACCACATGATCTGCCTGAAAAAGTCGACGATGTATCCGCCCTTTGTTTCGGTGGCATCAGTCTGGCCTGTGATCCGGGTGCCGAGACCTACGCGCTACTCGCAGAAGCACTTGCGCCTAATTGTGTCGTTATGATTGATCCCAACATTCGGCCCAGTTTCATCAAAAATGAACAGGTATTTCGGGACCGGCTTGAGCGTCTGTTCGGTTTGGCAGATATTGTGAAGGTCTCAGATGAAGACTTAAATTGGATAATAAAAAATGCTGACTCGTTGGAATCGAAAGTTGCTCTATTACAGGAACTTGGGCCTTCCATTGTCATCTTGACACGCGGTAGCTCAGGAGCTCAAGCATGGTTGCCGGACGGACGATCTATCTTTGTCGCCATTCAAAAAGTGGAGGTAATCGACACCGTCGGTGCGGGTGATACGTTCAATGCCGGTGTCCTTTCAGGCCTGTCCGAAGCTGGTCTGCTTACGAAAACCGCAATTCAGATGGTGTCAGAAAACGACGTCGCAGAGGCAATTAGGTTCGGAGCGCGAGTTGCTGCAATCAATGTCGGCCGGGCAGGTGCAAATCCACCTTGGCGTGATGAGCTTTGA
- a CDS encoding sulfatase: MRPNILFIMSDDHASKAISAYGHGINSTPGIDRIANEGMRLDHCYVTNSICTPSRAAILTGTYNHVNGVTTLDTHIDNRWPNVAKHLGQSGYQTAMIGKWHLGEGKPHEPTGFDYWSVLPGQGDYFDPIMIEMGEERTEPGYVTDIITDKSLNWLKNRDEDRPFFLMCHHKAPHRNFEPHPRDRDMFDGKDIKVPETYNDDYANRARAAEAARMRVRMDLKYADLGLIQPEGGAEIGERCTPGDSDRRVPHPDDPRGLVLIDRHTGENFTFETEEELALFKYQRYMKRYLATIHAVDENVARMLEWLDEEGLTENTIVIYTSDQGFFLGEHGWFDKRFMYEESLQMPFLIRYPAAIAPGTVASEIATNVDFAPTFLDYAGLPVPSYMQGRSMRPLLENDAPADWPQSAYHRYWMHKDEHHYAWSHYGLRSHRYKLIYWYNSDLGQLGAHGPNEPPEWELFDCEKDPLELMNVAEDPAYAAVFNDMLAQLDTRMADIGDIPEHDSTAARQLT; this comes from the coding sequence GTGAGACCGAATATCCTTTTTATTATGTCTGATGATCACGCCTCAAAGGCCATCTCTGCTTATGGTCATGGCATCAATTCCACGCCGGGGATTGATCGAATCGCCAATGAGGGCATGCGCCTGGATCATTGTTATGTGACCAATTCGATCTGCACGCCGTCGCGGGCCGCGATCCTGACAGGCACGTATAATCACGTGAATGGCGTGACGACGCTGGACACCCATATCGACAATCGGTGGCCCAATGTCGCCAAGCATCTCGGCCAGTCAGGCTATCAGACGGCGATGATCGGCAAGTGGCATCTGGGCGAAGGAAAGCCCCATGAACCGACCGGGTTTGACTATTGGTCCGTCCTGCCCGGCCAGGGGGATTATTTCGACCCGATCATGATCGAAATGGGCGAAGAGCGCACCGAACCCGGCTATGTCACGGATATCATCACCGATAAGAGTCTGAATTGGCTCAAGAACCGGGATGAGGACCGACCCTTTTTCCTGATGTGCCATCACAAAGCGCCGCACCGGAATTTTGAACCCCATCCGCGCGACCGCGACATGTTTGACGGCAAGGACATCAAGGTCCCCGAAACCTATAATGACGATTACGCCAATCGCGCCCGTGCCGCCGAGGCCGCTCGAATGCGGGTGCGGATGGATCTGAAATACGCCGATCTGGGTCTAATTCAGCCCGAGGGCGGCGCTGAAATTGGTGAAAGATGCACCCCCGGGGATTCTGACCGGCGTGTGCCCCATCCCGACGATCCGCGCGGTCTGGTCTTAATCGATCGACATACAGGCGAGAACTTTACCTTTGAAACCGAAGAAGAACTCGCGCTGTTCAAATATCAACGCTACATGAAGCGCTATCTGGCGACGATCCACGCGGTGGATGAAAATGTTGCTCGGATGCTGGAATGGCTCGACGAAGAAGGGCTCACCGAGAACACCATTGTCATTTACACGTCTGATCAAGGTTTCTTCCTTGGCGAACATGGATGGTTTGACAAGCGTTTCATGTACGAGGAATCCCTGCAGATGCCATTCCTGATCCGGTACCCGGCGGCGATTGCCCCCGGTACCGTCGCCAGCGAGATCGCAACCAATGTGGATTTTGCGCCGACCTTCCTGGATTACGCGGGCCTGCCTGTCCCAAGCTATATGCAAGGCCGTTCAATGCGCCCCCTTTTGGAAAACGACGCGCCTGCGGATTGGCCCCAAAGCGCCTATCACCGCTATTGGATGCACAAGGATGAACACCATTATGCCTGGTCGCATTATGGGCTGCGCAGCCATCGCTATAAGCTGATCTACTGGTACAATTCCGATCTTGGTCAACTAGGGGCACATGGGCCCAACGAGCCGCCGGAATGGGAGCTTTTTGATTGTGAAAAAGACCCTCTGGAATTAATGAACGTGGCTGAAGACCCCGCTTATGCGGCTGTCTTTAACGACATGCTCGCCCAGCTTGATACCCGGATGGCGGATATTGGCGACATCCCGGAACACGACAGTACGGCAGCGCGCCAGCTGACCTAG
- a CDS encoding helix-turn-helix domain-containing protein: MSNASTRVVAILEALTGRDADGFSAQEIVERAGLPASTGYRILAELQEMGLVHRTAARKIMANFSFQRRLHCPGLDPELLADACATLSDRLTAAAEIVVLSGHNMLWHIVQQHPEQAIRLRAFSGFIRGAYELDSISRLALAHRPFETLEKSWDTGAFYTAGVDRQPLDWPEARKMIETVDPADMQYDMMGNAKGIRRYCVAIYGPDGAMTCLLTVAEAATPLRDEAQHVANIRSHLMTQKAKIESAFSDPVKTG; the protein is encoded by the coding sequence ATGTCCAATGCATCCACCAGAGTTGTCGCGATCCTAGAGGCCCTGACCGGTCGTGACGCGGATGGGTTCAGCGCGCAAGAAATCGTTGAACGTGCGGGTTTGCCCGCCTCAACAGGGTATCGGATCCTCGCTGAATTGCAGGAGATGGGGCTGGTGCATCGCACGGCTGCGCGTAAAATCATGGCAAATTTCAGCTTTCAACGGCGTTTGCATTGCCCGGGACTTGATCCTGAATTGCTGGCGGATGCCTGCGCAACGCTCAGCGACCGGCTGACGGCCGCCGCGGAAATCGTGGTGTTGAGCGGCCATAACATGCTTTGGCATATCGTGCAGCAACACCCTGAACAGGCCATTCGTCTGCGAGCGTTTTCGGGATTTATACGTGGCGCCTACGAGCTTGATTCTATTTCGCGGCTGGCCCTGGCCCATCGCCCGTTCGAGACACTGGAAAAGTCCTGGGATACCGGCGCGTTTTATACAGCCGGGGTAGATCGGCAGCCGCTGGATTGGCCCGAAGCACGCAAGATGATCGAGACGGTCGACCCGGCAGATATGCAATATGACATGATGGGCAACGCAAAGGGCATTCGCCGTTATTGCGTTGCGATTTATGGCCCGGATGGCGCCATGACCTGCCTGCTGACCGTCGCTGAGGCAGCCACGCCTTTGCGGGACGAGGCCCAGCATGTCGCCAATATCCGCAGCCATCTCATGACACAGAAAGCAAAAATAGAAAGCGCATTCTCTGACCCGGTCAAAACCGGGTGA
- a CDS encoding ABC transporter substrate-binding protein, translating into MKYSISALAAAAAFTALPSFAEDLVLSIGTRGYGPAVERNIERYAAENPDVSIEWNKVSDVPGETRKLYVTSLTAASPTPDIFAVDVIWAGEFAQRGWLEPLNGLLSDETIGSFNPSLLTASTLDGEVYALPLYTDGIHFFYRSDLLEKYGLDVPTTWEQVQAASEVISAGESNPQFYGFVSMWAKIEGLFMNWLAFTNGNGGGFLDGDGNIAVNSQANIEATQFMVDLLHEHQLAPDSILNMRPDDARTLFQQGRAAFLMVQDFVHAPLSTQDSPVAGKFDFTRVPYFEGHADANSTTMGGWFLGINPNSENKEVAAAFLEHFTAYDQQLTAAIEDNRAPTIGAVYEDAAMSEAPILAQFGANYAFGVVRPSAIAGAKYPRVSEIMQLEITNALHQQKTVEEALNDAQSQIEALFAE; encoded by the coding sequence ATGAAATACTCAATTTCGGCCTTGGCCGCCGCGGCGGCATTTACCGCATTGCCCAGCTTTGCGGAGGATCTGGTCTTGTCCATCGGCACGCGGGGTTATGGCCCTGCGGTTGAGCGCAACATTGAACGCTACGCGGCAGAAAATCCTGATGTGAGCATCGAGTGGAACAAGGTTTCGGACGTGCCCGGCGAGACCCGCAAGCTTTATGTCACCAGCCTGACCGCGGCGAGCCCGACCCCGGACATTTTTGCGGTCGACGTGATCTGGGCGGGTGAGTTCGCACAGCGCGGCTGGCTGGAACCGCTCAACGGATTGCTTTCTGACGAGACTATTGGTAGCTTCAATCCTTCTCTCCTGACCGCGTCGACATTGGACGGTGAGGTCTATGCGCTACCGCTTTACACAGATGGAATCCACTTCTTCTATCGCTCTGATCTTCTTGAGAAATACGGCCTTGACGTTCCGACCACCTGGGAGCAGGTCCAAGCCGCTTCAGAGGTGATCTCGGCTGGCGAAAGTAACCCGCAATTTTATGGGTTTGTCTCCATGTGGGCCAAGATCGAGGGGCTGTTTATGAACTGGCTGGCCTTTACCAACGGCAATGGCGGGGGGTTCCTGGATGGCGATGGCAATATTGCTGTGAATTCGCAGGCCAATATCGAGGCTACCCAATTTATGGTCGACCTGCTGCATGAACATCAGCTTGCGCCGGATTCGATCCTGAATATGCGGCCTGATGATGCACGGACATTGTTCCAACAGGGACGTGCGGCATTCCTGATGGTGCAGGATTTCGTGCACGCGCCGCTCTCGACTCAAGACAGCCCGGTCGCCGGAAAGTTTGACTTTACCCGCGTTCCTTATTTCGAAGGCCATGCGGATGCGAATTCGACCACAATGGGTGGCTGGTTCCTGGGGATCAACCCGAACTCGGAAAACAAAGAGGTGGCTGCCGCGTTCCTTGAGCACTTTACGGCATATGACCAGCAATTGACCGCAGCAATTGAGGATAACCGCGCCCCAACCATTGGCGCCGTTTATGAGGACGCTGCTATGTCTGAGGCTCCGATCCTGGCTCAGTTCGGTGCGAACTATGCGTTTGGTGTGGTTCGTCCATCGGCAATCGCCGGCGCGAAATATCCGCGTGTGTCCGAAATCATGCAGCTTGAAATCACCAACGCCCTGCACCAGCAGAAAACGGTAGAAGAGGCGCTGAACGACGCGCAATCGCAGATCGAAGCTCTGTTCGCCGAATAA
- a CDS encoding sugar ABC transporter permease produces the protein MTPISSPLDRRRHLTGAVFVTPTMLVIIAILVYPILQSIVLSFGQSSIDGSEPYQFVGLKHYAALAGSERFWNALWVTLVFTGLSIPLELAMGIGLAVLMNEHFRFKGIARLAVLFPWALPTALNTLMWRWMYNTDYGLFNAAALQSGLVDRPINWLGDETLAMGSMVVVAVWKTSSFMALIILAGLQSIPRDLYEAGRMDGMTRWQEFREITLPLLKGPILVALIVRSMDALRTFELPFNLTDGGPVTATESLSLYAYKVIFDFIEFNYGAAIVVVQFLVIFAMSLLYILTLRNKD, from the coding sequence ATGACCCCCATTTCTTCTCCCCTGGATCGACGCAGGCACCTCACCGGCGCGGTCTTTGTCACCCCGACGATGCTTGTGATCATTGCGATCCTTGTCTATCCGATCTTGCAATCCATCGTTCTGAGCTTTGGGCAATCCAGCATAGACGGGTCCGAACCCTATCAATTCGTGGGGTTAAAACACTATGCCGCGCTGGCCGGATCAGAGCGGTTCTGGAACGCGCTTTGGGTCACGTTGGTTTTTACCGGTCTGTCCATCCCGCTGGAGCTTGCCATGGGGATTGGGCTGGCGGTGTTGATGAATGAACATTTCCGGTTCAAAGGCATTGCACGGCTCGCGGTGTTGTTTCCCTGGGCACTGCCTACGGCGCTGAACACGCTCATGTGGCGCTGGATGTATAATACTGACTACGGGTTGTTTAACGCCGCGGCGCTGCAAAGCGGGTTGGTGGATCGCCCGATCAACTGGCTTGGGGATGAGACCCTGGCGATGGGATCCATGGTGGTTGTTGCGGTTTGGAAGACCTCGTCCTTTATGGCCTTGATCATCCTTGCCGGTTTGCAGTCTATCCCGCGCGATCTTTATGAGGCGGGTCGCATGGATGGCATGACCCGGTGGCAGGAATTCCGCGAGATCACCTTGCCACTGCTCAAAGGTCCGATCCTGGTGGCGCTGATTGTCCGGTCCATGGACGCGCTGCGCACCTTTGAATTGCCCTTCAACCTCACAGATGGGGGGCCGGTGACAGCCACCGAAAGCCTGTCGCTTTATGCCTATAAGGTGATCTTCGATTTCATCGAATTCAACTACGGGGCGGCAATTGTTGTGGTTCAGTTCCTGGTGATCTTTGCCATGAGCCTGCTCTATATTCTCACCCTGCGGAACAAGGATTGA